The proteins below are encoded in one region of Oncorhynchus masou masou isolate Uvic2021 chromosome 15, UVic_Omas_1.1, whole genome shotgun sequence:
- the LOC135555638 gene encoding inactive rhomboid protein 1-like isoform X2, whose translation MAEPRHESTSSLQRKKPPWLRLDIPTAQVSLDEPPTFVQPVKRQGFLRSISMPVEPSHLRSPPRDLFDPRRPPLLRQSSITQTIKRGTADWFGVSKDGDATQKWQRKSLRHCSMRYGRLKPQVIREMDLSSQDNISLTSTETPPPLYVPSSAHAFGMQKIVDPLARGRAFRMVEEVDGYSVPQTPVTPGAASLCSFTSSRSGLNRLPRRRKRESVAKMSFRAAAALVKGRSLRENATLRRMQRRSFTPASFMEEDVVDLPDELDTSFFARDCLMQEELSTYADEVFESPSEAAMMDVVQEEGSKLDETELTGSALDKSELERSHLMLPLERGWRKTKEGTPGPPKVPLRQEVVSVNGQRRGQRIVVPVKKLFAREKRPYGLGMVGKLTNRTYRKRIDSYVKRQIEDMDDHRPFFTYWITVVHLLITILAVCIYGIAPVGFSQHETVDSVLRNKGVYENVKFVQQENFWVGPSSEALIHLGAKYSPCMRQDQQVHDLIRDKRDIERDSACCVRNDRSGCLQTSEEECSSTLAVWVKWPGPPSTPQLEGRDRQYGSVCHQDPRICLEPASVAPHEWPDDITKWPVCTRYNTGNHTNLPHIDCTITGRPCCIGTKGRCEITSREYCDFMKGYFHEEATLCSQVHCMDDVCGLLHFLNPEIPDQFYRLWLSLFLHAGILHCMVSVCFQMTILRDLEKLAGWLRISIIYILSGITGNLASAIFLPYRAEVGPAGSQFGILACLFVELFQSWQILAQPWRAFIKLLCVVLFLFAFGLLPWIDNFAHIFGFISGFFLSFAFLPYISFGRMDMYRKRLQIIVFLVVFLGLFAGLVVLFYVYPIKCDWCELLTCIPFTDKFCEKYDLNAHLH comes from the exons GGGCACAGCGGACTGGTTCGGGGTCAGTAAGGACGGCGATGCCACCCAGAAATGGCAGAGGAAGAGTCTGCGCCACTGCAGCATGCGCTATGGTCGTCTGAAGCCCCAGGTGATCCGGGAGATGGACCTGTCCAGTCAggacaacatctctctgaccAGCACCGAGACGCCCCCGCCCCTCTACGTACCCTCCTCAGCACACGCCTTTGGCATGCAGAAG ATCGTGGACCCGTTGGCGAGGGGGCGTGCGTTCCgtatggtggaggaggtggacgGTTACAGCGTGCCCCAGACCCCCGTCACCCCCGGCGCCGCCTCCCTCtgctccttcacctcctcccgctCAGGCCTCAACCGGCTGCCGCGGCGACGCAAGAGGGAGTCTGTCGCCAAGATGAGCTTCAgggcagcagcagctctggttAAG GGGCGCTCCCTGCGGGAAAACGCCACCCTGCGGCGGATGCAGAGACGCAGCTTCACCCCTGCCAGCTTCATGGAGGAGGACGTGGTGGACTTACCTGATGAGCTGGACACATCCTTCTTCGCCAGA GACTGTCTGATGCAGGAAGAGTTGTCCACATACGCTGACGAGGTGTTTGAGTCTCCGTCGGAGGCGGCTATGATGGATGTGGTGCAGGAGGAGGGCAGTAAACTGGATGAGACGGAGCTGACCGGCAGCGCTCTGGACAAGAGTGAACTGGAGAGGAGCCATCTCATGCT gcCTCTGGAGCGAGGGTGGCGTAAGACCAAAGAGGGAACCCCAGGACCGCCCAAGGTGCCCTTGCGGCAGGAGGTGGTGAGTGTGAACGGACAGCGACGGGGTCAGCGCATCGTTGTGCCCGTCAAGAAGCTGTTCGCTCGGGAGAAGAGGCCCTACGGGCTGGGCATGGTGGGGAAGCTCACCAACCGCACCTACCGCAAGCGCATCGACAGCTATGTGAAAAGGCAGATAGAGGACATGGATGACCATAG gccttTCTTTACGTACTGGATCACTGTTGTCCACTTGCTGATCACCATCCTGGCTGTCTGCATCTATGGCATCGCCCCCGTGGGCTTCTCCCAGCATGAGACGGTTGATTCT GTTCTAAGAAACAAAGGTGTATATGAAAATGTCAAGTTTGTACAACAAGAGAACTTCTGGGTCGGGCCCAGTTCA GAGGCTCTGATCCACCTGGGGGCCAAGTACTCTCCCTGCATGCGTCAGGACCAGCAGGTGCATGACCTGATCCGGGacaagagagacatagagagagactctGCCTGCTGTGTGCGCAACGACCGCTCCGGCTGTCTACAGACCTCAGAGGAGGAGTGTTCG AGTACTCTGGCCGTGTGGGTGAAGTGGCCGGGGCCTCCCAGCACCCCTCAGCTGGAGGGCAGAGACAGGCAGTATGGCTCAGTGTGTCATCAGGACCCCCG GATTTGTCTAGAGCCAGCTTCGGTGGCACCGCATGAATGGCCTGATGACATCACCAAGTGGCCA GTTTGCACCAGGTACAACACAGGGAACCACACCAATCTGCCTCACATAGACTGTACCATCACAGGCCGGCCCTGCTGCATCGGCACAAAAGGGAG GTGTGAGATCACGTCCAGGGAGTATTGTGACTTCATGAAGGGCTACTTCCACGAGGAGGCTACTCTCTGCTCCCAA GTTCACTGCATGGATGATGTGTGTGGCCTGCTGCATTTCCTCAACCCAGAGATCCCAGACCAGTTCTACAGACtgtggctctctctcttcctgcacGCTGG GATCCTTCACTGCATGGTGTCAGTGTGCTTCCAGATGACCATCCTGAGAGACCTGGagaagctggcaggctggctaaggATCTCCATCATATACATCCTGTCTGGCATCACCGGCAACCTAGCCAGCGCCATCTTCCTGCCCTACAGAGCAGAG gtGGGTCCGGCAGGCTCCCAGTTTGGCATCCTGGCCTGCCTGTTTGTGGAGCTGTTCCAGAGCTGGCAGATCCTGGCCCAGCCATGGCGGGCCTTCATCAAGCTGCTGTGTGTGGTGCTCTTCCTCTTCGCCTTCGGCCTGCTGCCCTGGATCGACAACTTTGCCCACATCTTTGGCTTCATCTCTGGCTTCTTCTTGTCCTTCGCCTTCCTGCCCTACATCAGCTTCGGACGCATGGACATGTACCGCAAGCGGCTGCAGATCATCGTCTTCCTGGTGGTGTTCTTGGGGCTGTTCGCCGGCCTCGTGGTGCTTTTCTATGTCTACCCCATCAAGTGTGACTGGTGTGAACTGCTCACCTGCATCCCCTTCACAGACAAGTTCTGTGAGAAGTACGACCTCAACGCCCACCTCCACTGA
- the LOC135554988 gene encoding serotonin N-acetyltransferase-like: MTHQASRSPFLKPFYTRTPVGGVIPRTQRRHTLPASEFRNLTPQDAISVFEIEREAFVSVSGECPLTLDEVLNFLSQCPELSLGWFEEGQLVAFIIGSGWGKERLEQEAMTQHIPETSAVHIHVLSVHRHARQQGKGSILLWRYLQYLRCVPGLRRALLACEEFLVPFYQKAGFKEKGPSAITVPNLTFQEMEYHIGGAAYARRNSGC, translated from the exons ATGACACATCAGGCCAGCCGCTCTCCGTTCCTCAAGCCCTTCTACACCAGGACCCCGGTTGGTGGGGTCATTCCGCGAACCCAGAGACGCCACACGCTCCCCGCCAGCGAGTTCAGGAACCTGACCCCACAGGACGCCATCAGCGTGTTCGAGATCGAGAGAGAAG CATTCGTCTCTGTGTCTGGTGAGTGTCCACTCACTCTTGACGAGGTGCTGAACTTCCTAAGTCAGTGTCCGGAGCTCTCCCTGGGCTGGTTTGAAGAGGGCCAGCTGGTGGCGTTCATCATTGGCTCAGGCTGGGGCAAAGAGAGACTGGAGCAG GAGGCCATGACCCAGCATATCCCAGAAACCTCGGCAGTGCACATCCATGTGCTGTCTGTGCACCGCCACGCTCGCCAGCAGGGTAAAGGTTCCATCCTGCTGTGGCGCTACCTGCAGTACCTGCGATGTGTGCCAGGCCTCCGGAGGGCCCTGCTGGCCTGTGAGGAGTTCCTGGTTCCCTTCTACCAGAAGGCAGGCTTCAAGGAGAAGGGGCCTTCTGCCATCACCGTGCCCAACCTCACCTTCCAGGAGATGGAGTACCATATCGGCGGAGCGGCCTACGCACGGCGGAACAGCGGCTGCTAG